One genomic region from Reichenbachiella ulvae encodes:
- the nadE gene encoding NAD(+) synthase: protein MSDLRIGGACLNQTPIDWANNIQNIKDAIAAAQKNGVHILCLPELCITAYGCQDLFLSPWVAEEALEQLLSLRNFCKDISVTLGLPMFHQGELYNTSCVISNQEIKGFYAKQALANDGIHYEKRWFTPWPKNTVSEIEIEGKTYPIGDITLDLNGLHAGFEICEDAWSNDRPACRLKEKNIDLILNPSASHFSFNKKTLRDHLVLNSSNEFNCYYLYVNQLGNESGRVVYDGDILLAHEGRFLIKNRRLSYQRFELQYVDINPKAQEQKISEDFSDSNEEFAQAGSLALYDYMRKAFINGYVLSLSGGADSSSIAVLVAHLVRTGLKELGSETFIESLRLETPNEPLQGEELAKALTQQILFTAYQGTENSSDETEESARELASSLGAQFRSWTIDESVSAAHKIAEQAIGRKLNWEQDDIALQNIQARTRSPLIWMIANLENKILLTTSNRSEGDVGYTTMDGDTSGSLAPIAGVDKPFILQWLKYAESELGYKGLRYVNSLTPTAELRPKEYTQTDEDDLMPYSLMVQIERLGIAQRKSPIEVFLTLEKELEIDREALKGHIRKFYKLWSINQWKRERLAPSFHLDDFNVDPKTWCRFPIISSGFRKELDQLSKM from the coding sequence ATGAGTGATCTTAGAATTGGAGGAGCTTGCCTCAACCAAACCCCTATTGACTGGGCCAATAATATTCAGAATATCAAAGATGCCATCGCTGCAGCTCAAAAGAACGGGGTCCATATCCTATGTCTTCCAGAGCTATGTATTACAGCATATGGCTGTCAGGACTTGTTTCTATCTCCCTGGGTAGCCGAAGAGGCATTGGAACAACTACTTTCTCTAAGGAATTTTTGCAAGGATATAAGTGTAACCTTGGGGCTCCCAATGTTTCATCAAGGGGAACTCTACAACACCTCTTGCGTCATCAGTAATCAGGAAATCAAGGGGTTTTACGCCAAGCAAGCCCTAGCCAATGACGGTATCCACTACGAAAAGCGATGGTTTACCCCATGGCCCAAAAACACTGTCTCGGAAATAGAAATAGAAGGTAAAACTTATCCCATTGGTGATATCACATTGGATCTAAACGGACTGCATGCAGGATTTGAGATCTGTGAAGATGCATGGAGCAATGATCGGCCAGCTTGCAGACTAAAGGAGAAAAATATCGATCTAATTCTGAACCCAAGCGCCAGTCATTTTTCATTTAATAAAAAGACACTCCGTGACCACCTGGTTCTGAATAGTAGCAATGAATTCAACTGCTATTACCTCTATGTAAATCAATTGGGAAATGAATCTGGTCGTGTAGTCTATGATGGAGACATCCTTCTGGCCCATGAAGGGAGATTCCTAATCAAAAACAGACGTCTATCCTATCAGAGATTCGAGCTACAATACGTTGATATCAATCCCAAAGCTCAAGAGCAGAAGATCTCGGAAGATTTCTCAGATAGCAATGAAGAATTTGCTCAAGCAGGCTCTTTAGCACTCTATGATTACATGCGCAAAGCCTTCATCAATGGATATGTGCTATCCCTATCTGGTGGAGCTGATTCCTCTTCTATCGCGGTGCTGGTGGCCCATCTGGTTCGCACGGGACTCAAAGAGTTAGGGTCGGAAACATTCATTGAGTCTTTGAGGCTAGAAACACCCAATGAGCCTCTTCAAGGTGAAGAACTTGCCAAGGCACTCACTCAGCAAATTCTGTTTACTGCCTATCAAGGCACTGAAAACTCTTCTGATGAAACAGAAGAGTCGGCGAGAGAATTAGCGAGCTCATTAGGAGCTCAATTCAGGTCATGGACAATAGATGAAAGTGTAAGTGCAGCTCACAAGATTGCTGAACAAGCCATTGGAAGAAAACTCAACTGGGAACAAGACGATATAGCCCTGCAGAATATTCAGGCGAGAACTCGATCTCCCTTGATCTGGATGATCGCTAACCTGGAAAACAAAATCCTCCTCACTACCTCTAACCGAAGTGAAGGAGATGTAGGATATACAACTATGGATGGTGATACCAGTGGTAGTTTAGCGCCTATTGCTGGAGTAGACAAGCCCTTTATCCTGCAGTGGTTGAAATATGCTGAAAGTGAATTAGGTTATAAGGGCTTACGCTATGTCAACAGTCTGACTCCTACCGCGGAGCTTCGACCCAAAGAATATACCCAAACGGATGAGGATGATTTGATGCCTTACAGCCTGATGGTCCAAATCGAAAGACTAGGAATCGCTCAAAGAAAATCACCAATTGAAGTATTCTTAACACTAGAAAAAGAACTTGAAATAGATAGAGAAGCACTGAAAGGACACATTCGAAAATTCTATAAACTCTGGTCTATCAATCAATGGAAACGCGAAAGACTAGCCCCCTCCTTTCATTTAGACGACTTTAATGTAGACCCTAAAACCTGGTGTAGATTCCCGATAATCAGTAGTGGATTTAGGAAGGAACTGGATCAATTGTCGAAAATGTAA
- a CDS encoding antitoxin Xre/MbcA/ParS toxin-binding domain-containing protein codes for MEGKKRYNPKNEVHELSEPMSSYGFTDYFSLASQNITKTYIQKILSITRLTVSEIIELIPVSIDTYKRKTTFKPEVTEKVLEIEEVYRVGLEAFGDGFYDWMNNENIALGGRKPKELLSNSFGIRTLLNQIGRMQHGVLA; via the coding sequence ATGGAGGGTAAAAAAAGATATAATCCAAAGAATGAAGTTCATGAACTATCAGAGCCCATGAGCAGCTATGGATTTACTGATTACTTCAGTTTAGCTAGCCAAAACATCACCAAAACCTATATTCAAAAAATACTTTCCATTACTCGACTCACAGTTTCAGAAATTATAGAACTTATTCCAGTTTCTATCGATACTTATAAGCGTAAGACTACTTTCAAACCAGAAGTGACAGAAAAAGTCCTAGAAATCGAAGAAGTATACAGAGTTGGTCTGGAGGCTTTTGGAGATGGTTTTTATGACTGGATGAACAATGAAAACATCGCTCTGGGAGGAAGAAAACCTAAAGAGCTACTCAGCAATAGTTTTGGCATTCGCACCCTACTCAATCAGATTGGACGTATGCAGCATGGAGTATTAGCCTAA
- a CDS encoding ADP-ribosylglycohydrolase family protein, whose product MSRLTSYFYFLLFSVVVVSCTGDNSNSVSRPKELVIDRAEYKQRLYGFWLGQCIANWTGLVTEMDKIGDIGEIKTGDFYTRDDWGKPDQPSIWGQGIPSDLSSTIDFVFREEGEMWGADDDTDIEYMYQYLLHGVDSTRLGPEVIRQGWLTHIRAEEENYLWVANQKAFDLMREGMLPPKTGAPENNEHYDMIDAQLTTEIFGLFAPGQPEVARGLAYLPIRTTSSKDATWISEFYVTMYSLASSPYSGLDFKSRCMAMAEEASKVLPDSSYAAKMYAFVKEKYDSGIPWEQTRDSVYLRYQVQQMDGYDITSRELYCNGCFAAGINFAASLISWFYGEGDLRETIKIGALAGWDSDNPTATWGGLLGFMLGKEGVEKAFDRKFSSQFNIHRTRQNFPNEGVDDFAHMAQVGVEIVDKVVRFEMGGELDSTNNQWRIPNPVVIQD is encoded by the coding sequence ATGTCTAGACTTACAAGCTATTTTTATTTCTTGTTGTTCAGTGTTGTGGTTGTTTCCTGCACAGGAGACAATTCGAATTCTGTCAGTAGGCCAAAAGAGTTAGTCATAGACAGAGCTGAATACAAGCAAAGACTTTATGGCTTTTGGCTAGGGCAGTGTATCGCCAATTGGACAGGTCTGGTGACCGAAATGGACAAGATTGGCGATATTGGAGAGATAAAAACGGGAGACTTTTATACACGTGATGACTGGGGGAAGCCAGATCAGCCTAGCATTTGGGGGCAAGGGATTCCAAGTGATTTGTCTTCTACTATTGACTTTGTGTTTCGAGAAGAGGGAGAAATGTGGGGTGCGGATGATGATACGGACATCGAGTACATGTATCAGTATTTATTGCATGGTGTGGATAGTACCCGATTGGGCCCGGAAGTAATTCGACAAGGATGGTTGACTCATATTCGAGCTGAGGAAGAAAACTATTTGTGGGTAGCAAATCAAAAGGCTTTCGATTTGATGAGAGAAGGAATGCTACCTCCTAAAACTGGGGCGCCAGAGAATAATGAGCACTATGACATGATAGATGCGCAATTGACTACTGAAATATTTGGACTTTTTGCTCCTGGGCAACCAGAAGTCGCTCGTGGACTGGCCTACTTGCCGATTCGAACAACCTCATCCAAAGATGCCACATGGATATCAGAATTTTATGTGACCATGTATTCGTTGGCTTCCAGTCCTTATTCTGGATTGGATTTCAAATCAAGGTGTATGGCTATGGCAGAGGAAGCGAGTAAGGTATTGCCGGACAGTTCTTATGCTGCTAAAATGTACGCTTTTGTTAAAGAAAAATATGATTCGGGCATACCCTGGGAGCAAACCCGAGATTCTGTTTACTTGAGATATCAGGTACAGCAAATGGACGGATATGATATCACCTCACGAGAGTTGTACTGCAATGGCTGTTTTGCTGCCGGAATCAATTTTGCTGCGAGTTTGATCAGTTGGTTTTATGGCGAAGGAGATTTGCGAGAGACAATTAAAATTGGTGCATTGGCTGGATGGGACTCTGATAATCCTACGGCAACCTGGGGTGGGTTATTAGGATTTATGTTAGGTAAAGAAGGAGTGGAAAAGGCCTTTGATAGAAAATTTTCCAGCCAATTCAATATCCACAGAACGCGTCAAAATTTCCCGAATGAAGGTGTTGATGATTTTGCACACATGGCCCAGGTAGGAGTGGAAATAGTGGATAAAGTCGTTCGCTTCGAAATGGGTGGAGAATTAGATTCTACCAACAATCAATGGCGAATACCTAATCCAGTTGTTATTCAGGATTAA
- the fabF gene encoding beta-ketoacyl-ACP synthase II, producing MQLKRVVVTGLGALTPIGNNADEYWQGLSTGVSGAAPITRFDAEKFKTRFACEIKDYDPNDHFDRKEARKMDPFTQYAHIVADQGVKDSGLDLDKIDVDRAGVIWGAGIGGLKTFQDEVMNFAAGDGTPKYNPFFIPKMIADIAPGMISIKYGFRGPNFTTVSACASGTNAIIDSFNYIRLGMADVFITGGSEAAVTESGVGGFNAMKALSERNDSPETASRPFDKDRNGFVLGEGAACLILEELEHAKARGAKIYAELIGGGMSADAHHMTAPHPEGLGATNVMINALKNANIKPEEVDYINVHGTSTPLGDLSESQAIKNVFGESAYNLNISSTKSMTGHLLGAAGAIEAAACVMAIQNNLVPPTINHFTDDEAFDPNLNFTFNKAQKREVNVALSNTFGFGGHNTSIIFRKFEG from the coding sequence ATGCAATTAAAGCGAGTTGTAGTTACCGGCCTAGGAGCACTCACACCAATAGGTAACAATGCTGATGAATATTGGCAAGGTTTATCCACTGGTGTGAGTGGCGCTGCGCCTATTACGCGTTTCGACGCAGAAAAGTTCAAGACACGTTTCGCATGTGAGATCAAAGACTATGATCCTAATGATCACTTTGACCGCAAAGAGGCGAGAAAGATGGACCCTTTTACTCAATATGCTCATATAGTAGCAGATCAGGGAGTAAAAGATTCTGGATTGGACTTGGACAAAATAGATGTAGACAGAGCTGGTGTAATTTGGGGTGCAGGTATCGGAGGTCTTAAGACCTTTCAGGACGAAGTGATGAACTTTGCTGCTGGTGACGGTACACCTAAATACAATCCGTTTTTCATCCCTAAGATGATTGCAGACATCGCTCCGGGTATGATCTCTATCAAATACGGTTTCCGTGGGCCGAATTTCACCACGGTTAGTGCCTGCGCATCAGGAACCAATGCGATCATCGATTCATTCAACTATATCCGATTGGGTATGGCAGATGTGTTCATCACAGGTGGATCAGAAGCAGCAGTTACTGAGTCAGGTGTCGGGGGATTCAACGCAATGAAAGCCCTCTCTGAAAGAAACGACTCTCCTGAAACCGCTTCCAGACCATTCGACAAAGACAGAAATGGTTTTGTATTAGGTGAAGGAGCCGCTTGCTTGATTCTTGAAGAATTGGAGCATGCAAAAGCCAGAGGTGCCAAAATATATGCCGAGTTGATCGGTGGCGGTATGTCTGCAGACGCTCATCACATGACAGCTCCACATCCAGAAGGACTGGGTGCTACTAATGTAATGATCAATGCATTGAAGAATGCAAACATCAAGCCTGAAGAAGTAGACTACATCAATGTACATGGAACTTCTACTCCACTGGGAGATTTGAGTGAATCTCAAGCGATCAAAAATGTATTTGGAGAAAGTGCCTACAACCTGAACATCTCCTCTACCAAATCAATGACCGGTCACCTATTAGGTGCTGCGGGAGCAATTGAAGCGGCAGCTTGTGTGATGGCCATTCAAAACAACTTGGTACCTCCTACGATCAACCACTTCACTGATGATGAAGCTTTTGATCCCAATTTGAACTTTACATTCAATAAAGCCCAAAAAAGAGAAGTTAATGTTGCACTAAGCAACACATTTGGATTTGGTGGACATAATACTTCCATCATATTCCGTAAATTTGAAGGGTAA
- the infC gene encoding translation initiation factor IF-3, with protein MAKQRYQRRGPRGRVEEPYKVNDKITAREVRVVGENVEVDVYPTRKAISMAQEQGLDLVEISPKADPPVCKIIDYSKFKYEQKKKQKEIKAKAHKTVLKEIRFGPNTDDHDFQFKLKHAVKFLEEGAKVKAYVHFVGRTIVFKERGEILLLKFAQALEDYAKVEQLPKLEGKRMFLMLSPKQLKKK; from the coding sequence ATCGCTAAACAAAGATATCAGAGAAGGGGTCCTCGTGGACGAGTCGAAGAGCCCTACAAAGTAAATGATAAAATTACTGCTCGTGAGGTTAGAGTAGTAGGAGAAAACGTTGAAGTAGACGTATATCCTACTCGAAAGGCTATTAGCATGGCCCAAGAGCAAGGTCTGGATCTTGTAGAAATCTCTCCTAAAGCTGATCCGCCTGTTTGTAAAATTATCGATTATTCGAAATTTAAATACGAACAGAAGAAGAAGCAGAAAGAGATTAAGGCTAAGGCGCATAAAACAGTGTTGAAGGAGATCAGATTCGGTCCTAATACGGATGATCACGATTTCCAATTCAAACTGAAACATGCGGTTAAGTTTCTTGAAGAAGGAGCTAAAGTGAAAGCTTATGTACATTTCGTCGGTAGGACGATTGTTTTCAAGGAGCGAGGAGAAATTTTATTATTGAAATTCGCTCAGGCTTTGGAAGATTATGCCAAAGTAGAGCAATTGCCAAAGTTGGAGGGTAAAAGGATGTTCCTGATGCTGTCTCCAAAACAATTGAAGAAGAAATAA
- a CDS encoding S66 peptidase family protein, whose translation MDRRKFIGNTALLTGAGIMSYCGANATQESKEATTQSLIKPKALRPGDTVGLITPGSALVGDAEERAINNMKALGFKVVKSKNFNVRTGFVAGSDQQRVDDIHEMFSNPEIDGIFCARGGYGTGRLLQMLDYQLIRNNPKVFIGYSDITALHYAIYNQAGLVTYHGPVASSDFTSFTSDTVQETIMSTHKPTLQRPKIWKDKTAESYQYMQLVEGKAEGQLVGGNLSIMCSLLGTPYDIDFKGKLIFIEEVGESLYRVDRMLTQLLNTGKLDECAGVVLGVFASCRAKSGGVDDDDYVTLTKVLKDRLGDLKVPVIYGLPIGHIDDNATMPMGIRARMDSETGQLEFLESAVI comes from the coding sequence ATGGATAGAAGGAAATTTATTGGAAATACAGCCCTGCTTACAGGAGCAGGTATAATGTCATACTGTGGAGCGAATGCAACTCAGGAATCTAAAGAAGCTACCACGCAATCCTTAATAAAACCAAAGGCCTTGAGACCCGGAGATACCGTGGGTTTAATCACTCCAGGAAGTGCATTGGTCGGAGATGCCGAGGAACGTGCTATAAATAACATGAAGGCACTTGGTTTTAAAGTTGTCAAATCCAAAAATTTCAATGTTCGTACCGGTTTTGTGGCGGGATCTGATCAACAGCGTGTAGATGACATTCATGAGATGTTTTCCAATCCCGAAATTGACGGTATCTTTTGTGCTCGAGGAGGGTATGGTACTGGACGATTGCTCCAGATGCTGGATTATCAATTGATAAGAAACAATCCTAAAGTTTTCATAGGGTACAGTGATATTACTGCATTGCATTATGCGATTTACAATCAAGCTGGCCTGGTGACTTACCATGGTCCAGTAGCGTCTTCGGATTTTACGAGTTTCACATCTGATACGGTTCAAGAGACCATCATGTCTACTCACAAGCCCACCTTGCAAAGACCTAAAATATGGAAGGATAAAACGGCAGAATCTTATCAATATATGCAGCTGGTAGAAGGTAAGGCCGAAGGTCAATTGGTCGGTGGAAATCTAAGTATCATGTGCTCTTTGCTAGGAACACCCTATGACATTGATTTTAAAGGTAAACTGATTTTTATCGAAGAGGTAGGAGAGTCATTATATCGAGTGGATCGTATGTTGACTCAGTTGCTCAATACTGGAAAGCTTGACGAATGCGCTGGTGTAGTATTAGGTGTGTTTGCTAGTTGCAGGGCCAAGTCTGGTGGAGTGGATGATGATGACTATGTGACTTTGACGAAAGTACTCAAGGATCGTTTGGGTGATTTAAAAGTGCCAGTCATCTATGGTTTGCCCATTGGTCACATCGACGATAATGCTACTATGCCTATGGGGATAAGAGCCAGAATGGATAGTGAAACGGGGCAATTAGAGTTTTTGGAATCAGCGGTAATTTGA
- a CDS encoding acyl carrier protein, with the protein MSDIAQKVKSIIIDKLGVEESEVNAEASFTNDLGADSLDTVELIMEFEKEFNISIPDDQAENIGTVGQAIAYLEENAK; encoded by the coding sequence ATGTCTGATATAGCACAAAAAGTAAAATCAATTATTATCGACAAATTAGGAGTTGAGGAGTCTGAGGTTAACGCTGAAGCAAGCTTCACAAACGATCTAGGTGCTGATTCTCTTGATACAGTTGAGTTGATCATGGAGTTTGAAAAGGAGTTCAACATCTCTATTCCAGACGATCAAGCTGAGAACATCGGTACAGTTGGTCAAGCTATCGCATACTTAGAAGAGAACGCAAAGTAA
- the rpmI gene encoding 50S ribosomal protein L35 — MPKVKTKAGAKKRFKLTGSGKIKRKHAFKSHILTKKETKQKRNLTKMGLVHKSDENNVKDMLHI; from the coding sequence ATGCCAAAAGTTAAAACTAAAGCTGGAGCGAAGAAACGTTTCAAATTGACAGGCAGTGGTAAAATCAAAAGAAAGCACGCTTTCAAAAGCCACATTCTGACAAAAAAAGAAACGAAGCAGAAGAGGAATCTGACTAAAATGGGTCTTGTACACAAGTCAGATGAGAACAATGTTAAAGACATGCTTCACATTTAA
- a CDS encoding Na+/H+ antiporter NhaC family protein has protein sequence MHDYGFWSLVPPMVAIVLALRTKQVFLSLTLGIWLGWVIVNGGNPLTGTMDTLAALVHVFQDAGSTRTVIFTLLVGSLIALIQRSGGVAGFIHWVSLRLEQKASNSKSRKMIQLYAALTGLIIFVESNISILTVGTLYRPIFDKMKIPREKLAYLADSSSAPSCIIFPFNAWGAFIMSLLLTQGFEKPFQTLFGSLIFNFYPFLAIGLVLYVIFSGKDIGPMKKAEKRALEEGKVIADDSTPMISDEVAMIEAKDGSKLRAFNMTIPIVTMILMMPAMLIYTGWSPELSGAWFEKIFSAIGNGSGSTAVMYSVTASILIAMLLYRSQKIMDFKEMIDLSIKGMSGMVSLALLMVFAFAIGALCKELGTGQYVADITKTWLSPKLVPAIVFVTSCFIAFSTGTSWGTFAIMIAIAVPMAQNMDSNVSMAIAAAIGGGVFGDHCSPISDTTIISSMASASDHIDHVNTQLPYAALAGGATFILYLILGFII, from the coding sequence ATGCACGATTACGGTTTTTGGTCACTCGTCCCTCCTATGGTCGCCATTGTACTGGCATTGAGAACTAAGCAGGTATTTTTATCCCTTACTCTTGGGATTTGGTTGGGTTGGGTGATTGTAAATGGAGGCAATCCCTTAACTGGCACCATGGATACTTTAGCGGCATTGGTCCATGTCTTTCAAGATGCTGGGAGTACCCGTACCGTCATATTTACCTTATTGGTAGGATCACTCATTGCTTTGATTCAGCGCTCAGGAGGAGTAGCAGGATTCATTCATTGGGTTTCTCTGCGGCTTGAACAAAAAGCTAGCAATTCGAAAAGTAGAAAGATGATACAGCTATATGCGGCGCTCACAGGTCTCATCATCTTTGTTGAATCCAACATCTCCATTTTGACTGTCGGTACACTCTATCGTCCCATTTTTGACAAGATGAAAATCCCCAGGGAGAAGTTGGCTTATCTAGCTGACTCCAGTTCTGCCCCCTCTTGCATCATCTTCCCATTCAATGCATGGGGCGCCTTTATCATGAGCTTATTATTAACTCAGGGATTCGAAAAACCTTTTCAGACCTTATTTGGGTCACTCATTTTCAACTTTTATCCTTTCCTTGCCATTGGACTGGTCTTATATGTAATCTTCAGCGGCAAGGATATCGGCCCCATGAAGAAAGCAGAGAAAAGAGCCCTGGAAGAAGGAAAGGTTATAGCGGATGATTCTACTCCTATGATCTCCGACGAAGTAGCCATGATAGAAGCCAAAGACGGTAGTAAACTGCGTGCCTTTAACATGACTATCCCTATTGTCACTATGATCCTGATGATGCCAGCCATGTTGATATACACCGGATGGAGTCCAGAGCTCAGTGGCGCCTGGTTCGAAAAGATCTTTAGTGCGATAGGCAATGGATCAGGGTCCACTGCTGTCATGTATTCTGTCACAGCCTCCATATTGATAGCTATGCTATTATATAGGAGTCAAAAAATCATGGACTTCAAAGAAATGATCGACCTTTCGATTAAGGGCATGTCAGGTATGGTATCTCTGGCCTTACTGATGGTATTCGCCTTTGCCATCGGCGCATTGTGCAAAGAACTAGGGACTGGGCAGTATGTGGCGGACATAACCAAAACCTGGCTATCACCTAAGCTCGTCCCAGCTATTGTCTTTGTGACCAGCTGTTTCATTGCCTTCAGTACAGGCACCTCCTGGGGCACCTTTGCCATCATGATTGCCATTGCAGTCCCTATGGCACAAAACATGGATAGCAATGTCAGTATGGCCATTGCAGCCGCTATCGGCGGGGGTGTATTTGGAGATCATTGCTCACCTATTTCGGACACGACTATTATTTCCTCGATGGCCTCTGCCAGTGATCATATCGATCATGTCAACACACAATTGCCTTATGCTGCCTTAGCAGGCGGAGCTACTTTCATTTTGTATCTGATTTTGGGTTTTATAATATAA
- the rplT gene encoding 50S ribosomal protein L20 yields MPRSVNTVASRARRKKVLKLAKGYFGRRKNVWTVAKNAVEKGLNYSYRDRKVKKREFRKLWIQRINAGARQHGMSYSQFMGKLAAAKIELNRKVLADLAMNHPDAFKAVVDQLK; encoded by the coding sequence ATGCCAAGATCGGTAAACACAGTAGCGAGTAGAGCTCGCAGAAAAAAGGTTCTGAAGTTAGCCAAGGGTTACTTCGGAAGAAGAAAAAACGTTTGGACGGTAGCGAAAAATGCCGTTGAGAAAGGTCTTAACTACTCATACAGAGATAGAAAAGTTAAGAAAAGAGAGTTTAGAAAACTTTGGATTCAAAGAATCAATGCAGGTGCAAGACAGCACGGCATGTCATACTCTCAATTTATGGGCAAGCTTGCAGCTGCTAAAATTGAATTGAACAGAAAAGTATTGGCTGATTTAGCAATGAATCACCCAGATGCTTTCAAAGCAGTAGTTGATCAGTTGAAGTAA
- the rnc gene encoding ribonuclease III, whose translation MGGKPSNIDLYYLAMRHTSAAKENRKGFLESNERLEYLGDAVLGLVVAEYLFNKYPFKDEGFLTEVRSRIVNRENLNQLSKKIGLEEIIQFNGHMKGSKQSFKSIYGDALEALVGAVYLDKGHKFAKNFILKKLIIPHVDIDMIISTDTNFKSKVIEWSQKENKVLNFEVTELDSKKHFKKFEAKLFVGKKQISVGHGLSKKKAEQDAAEKSCQILNIE comes from the coding sequence ATTGGGGGCAAGCCCTCCAATATAGACTTGTATTACCTAGCCATGAGGCACACATCAGCGGCCAAAGAAAACCGAAAAGGTTTTCTGGAATCCAATGAGAGACTCGAGTATCTAGGAGATGCAGTGCTCGGACTCGTGGTGGCTGAATACCTCTTCAACAAATACCCATTCAAGGATGAAGGTTTTCTCACGGAAGTACGATCTCGTATCGTTAATAGAGAGAACCTGAATCAACTTTCCAAAAAAATAGGCCTGGAAGAAATCATCCAATTCAATGGTCACATGAAAGGCAGCAAACAGTCTTTCAAGTCCATCTATGGAGATGCACTCGAAGCACTCGTAGGGGCGGTGTATCTGGACAAGGGACACAAATTCGCCAAGAATTTCATCTTGAAAAAACTGATCATCCCTCATGTCGATATTGATATGATTATCAGTACCGACACCAATTTCAAGAGCAAGGTGATCGAATGGTCTCAAAAAGAAAACAAAGTCCTCAATTTTGAAGTAACGGAACTCGATAGCAAAAAGCACTTCAAAAAATTTGAGGCAAAACTCTTCGTAGGCAAAAAACAGATCAGTGTCGGTCATGGACTAAGCAAAAAGAAAGCTGAACAAGACGCTGCAGAAAAATCTTGCCAAATCTTGAATATTGAATAA
- a CDS encoding MOSC domain-containing protein, with product MISVSQLFIYPLKSSAGISLENSLVTLQGLNHDRTLAVIDDNNQIITGREYPKLLRIRAEVTEREIQLHSDRNSKSGSTQVSADPIDIKIFSHTTQGCQLDNGLSEWLSETLEISCKLIALHDINRPILEKHGGKPGSRLNYGDASPILLLSEASLDDLNSRLDHPVGILNFRPNIVVKGCNAYEEDNWKTININGCLFDVHAHCPRCIFTTIDPISQIKSPDKEPLATLSQYRKQAEGKVNFGVYLVPRNKGHISIGDNLQINPE from the coding sequence ATGATCAGCGTCAGCCAATTGTTCATCTATCCTCTGAAATCTAGTGCAGGAATTTCTCTTGAAAATAGTTTAGTCACGCTACAAGGCCTAAACCACGACCGGACTTTGGCGGTGATAGATGATAACAACCAAATCATCACTGGAAGAGAATACCCCAAATTGTTAAGGATTCGAGCAGAAGTAACTGAGAGAGAAATTCAATTGCACTCTGATCGGAATAGTAAATCGGGTTCCACACAGGTTTCCGCTGATCCAATAGACATCAAAATATTTAGTCATACAACTCAGGGGTGCCAATTGGACAATGGATTATCCGAGTGGTTAAGCGAAACATTGGAAATCTCCTGCAAATTGATCGCGCTGCATGATATCAATCGCCCTATTTTAGAAAAGCACGGTGGAAAACCGGGAAGTCGCCTGAATTATGGCGATGCATCCCCTATACTTCTTCTTTCAGAAGCTTCTCTGGATGACCTCAATTCAAGACTCGATCATCCTGTCGGTATTCTAAATTTCCGACCAAATATTGTAGTAAAGGGCTGCAATGCTTATGAAGAAGACAATTGGAAAACCATAAATATCAATGGCTGTCTATTTGATGTACATGCGCATTGCCCCAGATGCATTTTCACTACGATCGATCCGATATCACAAATAAAATCTCCTGATAAGGAACCTCTTGCAACATTGAGCCAATACCGAAAGCAAGCTGAAGGGAAAGTGAATTTTGGAGTCTATCTTGTTCCAAGAAATAAGGGACACATCTCGATAGGAGATAATTTGCAGATTAATCCTGAATAA